ctgaagagtagcaaatctcctggactggatggtattcatcctagagtactgatagaactgaaaaatgagcttgcggagctactgctagtgatatgcaacttatccttaaaatcgagcatggtactggaagattggagggtggccaatgtaacgccgatttttaaaaaaggctccaggggagatccgggaaattatagaccagtgagtctgacatcagtgccggggaaaatggtagaaactattattaagaacaaaattacagagcatattcaaaagcatggattaatgagacaaagtcaacatagatttagtgaagggaaatcttgctcaccaatctactacatttctttgaaggggtgaacaaacatgtggataaaggggagccagttgatattgtgtatctggattttcagaaggcgtttgacaaagtacctcatgaaagactccagaggaaattggagagtcatgggataggaggtagtgttctagtgtggattaaaaactggttaaaagatagaaaacagagaagtagggttaaatgttcagtattctcaatgcagaagggtagttagtggagttccccaggggtctgtgctgagaccgctgctttttaacatgtttataaatgacctagaaggGCGACGTGACCGGAGGTATTTTAAGTTAGCTCCGAGAGTTTGTGTTGTTTCTCTTCACATATTCCGCAAAGAAACAAATATGCCTCACATGAAAAGGAAGGGGACGGTGAGGTCAGTTCCCCCTCCGACCTCGGCCTCCTCCCCACAACAACAACCAACCTTGGAGCACTTTTTCTCCGGAGTCTCTCAGAGTAGCAGGGTAGAGGAGCTCGATGCGGCGATTCCCAGGGAAGGGGACCCGCTGCTGGGCGAAGAAACATCGCTTTCCCCCCTGGACCGACAGTTCCTCCGTGTCCAGCGCTAACTGCGGCGATAGAGGAGAAACATCCCCCTTCCGGAAGTGGAGCAGGGATGCGATTCAGTGGGGAACTACCGACGCAGACAAAAATGCTGGGAGAAGAGGCCCGAATGAAGGCCACAGAAAATCAACCGGAGTTAAATCTAGAACGAATTTGGCAGATGCTAACTAAGATGGACCAAACCCTTCAAAGATCTTCCAGTGAAGTAAGTCTTTTAAATCAAAAGTTTGAGGATTTAAAAACTACTGTGGAATCTGTTAAATCGGATTTAATAACGTGCGTGACACCGCttcaaaaagaaatggaaaagttcAAAGAGTTTCAATCAACAGTGATAAAAGAAAGAATTGTTATACAgagaaaaattgaacaaattgaaaatttcaaTAGGAGGTTGAATTTaagacttttgaactttccaaaattaTTAGGATATACCCCAATGGATTTATTTCGTAGATATTTAATGGAGAATTTAAAAATGTCGAGAGAGACTATACCACCAATAAGTAAAATCTTTTATATTCCTAAGAGAAATATTGAAGGAATAAGAGGTGGAGCTCAATATCCTACGGTAGAGGATAAAAGTGAAGGTTTAAAAGATATTTCCGCAATATTGGAGCAGTCCCTAGAGGATGTGACAGAAAGGGCCACTCTTCTTGTGGTCtttgtgtttgaacaagatttgaactCCATATTACGATTATATTTTCGAAATGCAAAAACTCCTTTTGGTGGAGCAAAGATATTGATGTTCCCAGACGTAACTAAACAAACGCAACAACGGAGGAAAGAATTTTTTAACTTAAAATCAAAGACTTTAGAGTTGGGAGGATCCTTTTTGTTAgtatacccctgtaaatgtatagtgAAAATAGGGATGGTCAaacatgttttctttgtaccggaGCAGCTCAAGCTTTTTCTGGATGCTAAACAACAGAACTGACGTTAGATAGAATAAATAGAGACATGCACTTGTCAAGTTTGgacataagtttttttttctcttctgaaaTCTTCCCTAAATTGAGTACGCCCCGCAcctgttgtggtctaaggaagctaaccttaaatgtATTAAacctatgtatatgtatataacaACAATGTTTTGTATATGGAGCTGTGTTTCTGTAGCAAGATTATTCTTGTGGATGtagtttattttgtttaaatgataaatcaataaacaaatataaaataaatgacctagaaatgggaagaactagtgaggtaattaaatttgctgatgacactaaggtattcaaagttgttaaattgcaggaggattgtgaaaaattacaagaggaccttacgagactgggagactgggcgtctgaatggcagatgacgtttaatgtgagcaagtgcaaagtgatgcatgtgggaaagaggaacccgaattatagctacatcatgcaaggttccacggaccaagaaagggatctaggtgtcgtcgttgatgatacgttgaaaccttctgctcagtgtgctgctggggctaagaaagcaaatagaatgttaggtattattaggaaaggaagggaaaacaaaaatgaggatgttataatgccgcacctcgaatattgtgttcaattctggtcgccgtatctcaaaaaagatgtggaggggcataatcgaacgatgcgcccaagttttcctgatggcatcctcgcaggacgtcccggcgaaggggcagggaaacccgtattatcgaaacaagatgggcggccatctttcgtttcaataatacattcagggacgcccaaatctcaacatttaggtcgaccttagagatggtcgtccccgattttcggccataatggaacccaaggacgcccatctcagaaacgaccaaatccaagccctttggtcgtgggaggagccagtgcactggtcccccctcacatgtcaggacaccaaccgggcaccctagggggcacttaggtggacttcagaaaaagctcccaagtgcatagctcctttaccttgtgtgctgagccccccaaaacccactccccacaactgtacaccactaccatagctcttagggatgaagtggagcacctagatgtgggtacagtgggtttgtggtgggttttagagggctcacatttaccaccacaagtgtaacaggtaggggggatgggcctggggccgcctgcctgaagtgcactgcagtacccactaaaactgctccagggacctgcatactgctgtcatggagctgggtatgatatttgaggctggcattgaggctggaaaaaatatttaaaaatttttctttagggtgggaggtcatccccgattccctccggtggtcatctggacatttagggctcatttttgtggcttggtcgtaaaaaaaaaaggaccaagtaaagtcggccaattgttcgtcagggacgcccttcttttttccgttatcggccgaggacgcccatgtgttaagcacaccccagtcccgccttcactatgcttccgacatgcccccgggaactttggttgtccctgcgacggaaagcagttgagggtgcccaaaatcggctttcaattatgccgatttgggcgaccttgggagaaggacacccatctcccaatttgtgtcgaaagatgggcgcccttctctttcgaaaatgagcccaatagtggaattagaaaaggtgcagagaagggtgatgaaaatgataaaaggggatgggtcaacttccctatgaagaaaggctaaagcggctagggctcttcaacttggagaaaaggcggctgaggggagatatgatagaggtctataaaatagcgagtggagttgaacaggtagatgtgaagcgtctgtttacgtttttcgaaaatactaggactagggggcacgtgatgaagctacaatgaagtaaatttaaaacgaatctgagaaaagttttcttcactgaacgtgtaattaaactctggaattcgttgccagagaagttggtaaaggcggttagcttagcggagttttaaaaaggtttggatggcttcctaaaggaaaagtccatagaccattattaaatggacttggggaaaatccactatttctggataagtagtataaaatgttttgtacttttttgggatattgccaggtatttgtgacctggattggccactgttagaaacaggatgctgggcttgatggacctttggtctttcccagtatggcaatacttatgtacttatgtggggcAAGGGCTGTTATTCAGGCAGGCATGTCTATGAATGAGGGACGAGGCTATGACCAAGGTGAGAGGATCTAGGATTTTCAGGCCTAGCTGAGTTTATttcagtttattaaaatttgatataccacctacacAGCCATGTCAAGGtggttcacgtggaggggcataatcaaacgtcgccagccaaatagatcgccggcaatctatgttggcggcggtgctacagctggccggaaccgtattattgaaaaagatggccggccatttttttttttcgataatacggtttagcccaaccaaatgccgtggagttcgccgggtttgtttttcagcgataatggaaagttatgtcggccatctcaaacctcggccaaattcaaggcatttggccgtgggaggagccagcatttttagtgcactggcccccctgacatgccaggacaccaaccagccaccctaggggtcactgcagtggacttcagaaaagctcccacgtgcatagctcccttactttgggagctgagccccccccccccccaaacccactacccacaaatgtactgcacctactaaatttgctccagggacctgcatacagcctctaggacttattgctgctgtataactttggcacaccagttcacacctgaagactaatctctctgaaaaagtcctttcttgaaataagcacgtttactcatagttaactgcagatcagaggttgtgccccactggcaaagagtcccctggtactaagattagcagtaggtcagagctggcacaatggtgtacaatgccctctttcagcaccattcaaggtaagaactacgttctctaacgtgggtaacacaggaaagggaactaaaactggcttacaaaaatggccactactgcatggactacaacaggaaacaaaacagggcacactctgacccagttagcagggggggaaagcagcatgggagtagagcccagtaccctacacccaccacaatgcattgctaatgtgactctgcagggcacctaacagaaaaggtgtcacactcacccgagagccacatcgcaaccagggaaaggctgtcggaggatacaacacattctgctgtcatggaggtgggtacggcatttgaggctggcatacaggctggcaaaaaaggtttttagttttattttttttagtttggaaggggattggtgaccactgggggagtatggggaggtcatcccccattccctccagtggtcatctggtcagttggggcatgtttttgaggcttggtcgtgaaaataaaaggaccaagtaaacccggtgaaatactgcttaacgccgcttttttttttccattatcggcaaaagccggccatctggtagccacgcccatgcctgcccatgtcccgcctttgctaatctaccggcacgcccccttgaactttcgccagtgaagcgacaggaaagcggcgatgctgtcaaaaatgccgctttcaattataccgatttcgccgcttttaagaaatcaccggccatctcccgatttgtgtcggaagatggccggcgatcactttcgattataagctggatagcaagCAAAAGCATACAAAGtatcaaaagaaaagaatagaaaagagaAAACTAATTAAATTCCAATGTttaaatagaaagaaaaataacACAGAAAATCAAACTTAGTTTCAAGGCATTGTCTCTGTCAACAGCCAGGAAGCCAATTCTCCTCTAAATCATGAGGTTTTAAATCTGAAATAGAGATTTGCTTTTCAGAATGAAGAAGACACAAAGAAAGCATTATTGCCTGGTAATTTCTAGTCTGCCTGAGAagcgggtgggtgggggaggggatcatAAAGAAATTGTTTTAGAAAGATCTTAAATTTTGTGCAGGACCATATAGTACATTTGGACATATTCTCTTCTCTACTAGCTTGCCCTCTATCCccatccattcctattcttccccattatcacttgtagatttgctgtattagtttcattttgccacatttgcacttgcctctgtggtgcattgtaagccacattgagcctgacattgttgggaaactgtggggtacaaatgagataataaataaataaaatctgcaaTAAATACCAGTATTGCAAGGTGAATTGGCCAGTGTGTAATTATCTAAGTCTTAAACTGAGCTCATAGCATAACTTGCAACCAATGTTTCTTCAAGCAATATGCTCTGACGGAGGGGAGGAAGCTTTATGAGTTTCAGAGTGTGAGTCTTACATCTCTCATTTCTATTGTAGAGCTCATCGAAATGACATGGAGAATATTTACCCTTTCCTGTTTCTGGGGGCAGTCTACTCCCTGCTGGACCCGCACCCCACCATTGCCCGGATCCACTTCCGTGTCTTCTGTGTAGGGCGCCTTGTACACACTGTGGCCTACCTGCTACCTCTGAGAGCACCTGTGCGTTCCCTTGCATACAGTATTGCACAGCTGGCTTGCTTCTCCATGGCCCTACAGATTCTCTTTGCTGTCATCTCTCACTGGTGATCAAAAAGCAAGAACTGTACTCTGACAGGGGCCTTTCCTTGTGGGACAGCCAGCCAGGGGATGTCCTATCTGCAGAGCTATTCCCTCTATGGCATGATGGTGAGAAAAGAGGAACTTGGCATAGCCATTATATTCAGTTCTCAAAAAAGCTTTTGGAAGAGAATATTCTGGAAAAAAATTGCCCCAGGTGTGAGTTCTGTGAGGACTTCTGCTTCTTTCCCTTAAATATCATCTAATTTTAGTGCACGAACACTCCCATTGTTAGTAAAGTGAGCCAGATCAGCCATCAGATAGTCCTGCTGGATACCATTCTTTCTGTCCAGAAGGTAAGCATGGATAAAAGATTAGCCATTGGACAATCACTCTGAGAATCGTGGGGTTAAAGGCAGGCAAATCTTGATGCTAAGAGGAAAAGTCACTGAGACATGAGAGCAGCAGTGCACAGACCCAACTCCTCTGCAGCCTGTGGATACTTACAAGAAGCAACAAGACTGAGAAGTGATATCCTTGGCACTCAGCCTCTGTAAATAGGACTGATACAGGCTCAGCGCTGAGAACCAGTTTGCCTGCCACATTCAGCATTCTGCTCAGCCTCATCACAGACCGTTTGCTTAGTTCTCAGCTCTGGGTCATTTTATATTCATCTAACACCTTCTGCATTTCACTTTCCTAAGGAAAATTAAGGCATCAGCACCAGCTGCAGTCTGCAGACTAGGAGCCAACTGGTGTCTTTTTACTTGTTCTTTTGTACTAATCTGTTGTTTGTTATATTT
This is a stretch of genomic DNA from Microcaecilia unicolor chromosome 6, aMicUni1.1, whole genome shotgun sequence. It encodes these proteins:
- the PTGES gene encoding prostaglandin E synthase, with the protein product MLENEVFSSFTLYGTILILKMYLIAIVTGQLRLRKKAFLNPEDAIRHGGLQFYRETPEVERYRRAHRNDMENIYPFLFLGAVYSLLDPHPTIARIHFRVFCVGRLVHTVAYLLPLRAPVRSLAYSIAQLACFSMALQILFAVISHW